A region from the Gossypium hirsutum isolate 1008001.06 chromosome A08, Gossypium_hirsutum_v2.1, whole genome shotgun sequence genome encodes:
- the LOC107893596 gene encoding protein LIGHT-DEPENDENT SHORT HYPOCOTYLS 6, with protein sequence MDSASAGSDNSIKEAIPATASALLSAASQQGGGGSESSPSPAPPSRYESQKRRDWNTFLQYLTNHKPPLTLARCSGTHVIEFLKYLDQFGKTKVHITDCPYFGHVNPPAPCACPLKQAWGSLDALIGRLRAAYEENGGRPESNPFGARAVRIYLREVREGQAKARGIPYEKKKRKRPTVTTTAVGVNVSRTSTQPVDGGGGRGGIGGGDDSVGAKTGANVGSATAVAAATTNSV encoded by the coding sequence ATGGATTCTGCCTCCGCAGGGAGTGACAATAGCATCAAAGAGGCTATACCAGCAACAGCTTCAGCCCTGCTGTCCGCGGCTTCACAACAAGGAGGAGGTGGTAGTGAGTCGTCTCCTTCCCCAGCTCCACCGAGTAGGTACGAGTCACAAAAGCGTCGAGACTGGAACACTTTCTTGCAGTACTTGACCAACCATAAACCCCCATTAACACTAGCTCGTTGCAGTGGCACACACGTAATTGAGTTCTTGAAATACCTTGACCAGTTCGGCAAGACTAAGGTTCACATAACCGATTGTCCTTATTTCGGACATGTAAACCCGCCTGCTCCCTGCGCTTGCCCACTGAAGCAAGCGTGGGGTAGCCTCGACGCGCTGATCGGACGGCTCAGAGCTGCTTATGAAGAAAACGGTGGACGTCCAGAATCCAACCCTTTTGGCGCAAGGGCCGTGAGGATTTATTTGAGGGAAGTGAGAGAAGGGCAGGCTAAAGCTAGAGGGATTCCTTATGAGAAGAAGAAGCGAAAAAGGCCCACCGTCACAACTACGGCTGTCGGGGTCAATGTGTCCAGGACTTCCACTCAACCAGTTGATGGCGGTGGGGGTCGCGGCGGCATTGGTGGTGGAGATGACAGTGTTGGTGCTAAAACTGGGGCAAATGTTGGTAGTGCCACCGCAGTTGCTGCTGCTACCACTAATAGCGTATAG